One Amaranthus tricolor cultivar Red isolate AtriRed21 chromosome 1, ASM2621246v1, whole genome shotgun sequence DNA window includes the following coding sequences:
- the LOC130825861 gene encoding 60S ribosomal protein L6-like — MAKPRKTSRNPDLVRGIGKYSRSKMYHKRGLWAIKAKNGGVFPTHPPKAAADVPVEKPAKFYPADDVKKPLINKRKPKPTKLRASITPGTVLILLAGRFMGKRVVFLKQLSSGLLLITGPFKINGVPLRRVNQAYVIATSTRVDVSGVDVSNIDDKYFAKQVEQKKKKGEGEFFEAEKEEKELPAEKKESQKAVDAPLTKNIEAVPDLKAYLAARFSLKSGMKPHELVF; from the exons ATGGCGAAACCGAGGAAAACCAGCAGAAATCCAGATCTGGTTCGAGGAATCGGCAAGTATAGCAGATCCAAAATGTACCATAAGAGAGGTCTTTGGGCTATCAAGGCCAAAAACGGTGGCGTTTTCCCTACTCACCCACCGAAAGCTGCTGCTGATGTTCCAGTTGAGAAGCCAGCCAAATTCTACCCTGCTGATGATGTTAAGAAGCCATTGATTAACAAGCGTAAACCCAAGCCTACGAAGCTcag GGCGAGTATTACACCAGGTACAGTGTTGATTTTGTTGGCTGGAAGGTTTATGGGAAAACGCGTTGTTTTCTTGAAGCAACTTTCTTCTGGATTACTTCTTATCACTG GCCCCTTCAAGATCAATGGTGTCCCTCTTAGACGAGTCAACCAAGCATATGTAATTGCTACATCTACCAGGGTTGATGTTTCTGGAGTGGATGTGTCAAACATTGATGACAAGTACTTTGCAAAGCAAGTTGaacagaagaaaaagaagggaGAAGGAGAATTTTTTGAGGCAGAGAAAGAG GAGAAGGAACTTCCAGCAGAGAAGAAAGAGTCGCAGAAAGCTGTCGATGCTCCTTTGACTAAGAACATTGAAGCTGTCCCCGATTTGAAGGCCTATTTGGCAGCAAGGTTTTCGTTGAAGTCAGGCATGAAACCTCATGAACTTGTGTTCTAA